In Helianthus annuus cultivar XRQ/B chromosome 3, HanXRQr2.0-SUNRISE, whole genome shotgun sequence, a single window of DNA contains:
- the LOC110930140 gene encoding pectin acetylesterase 8: MMRVCIVLVGLLCLLSIEAYEVGLTFLDTAVAQGAVCLDGSAPAYHMDKGFDAGIDNWLVFFEGGGWCNNVTNCLARRDTRLGSSKQMLTTETFSGMFHNKPKYNPDFYNWNRIKVRYCDGASFTGDVEEVDPKTNLHFRGARIFRAVIEDLLAKGMKNATNAMLAGCSAGGLTSILHCDNFRSLLPANTTVKCLSDAGFFINAKTIIGTSHIEGFYADVVKTHGSAKVLSPACTSKMSPGLVFFPQNMVQYIETPIFLINAAYDSWQVKNILAPGVADRKGTWRDCKLDITKCSSAQLNILQGYRQEFLKALTGFDNSPSRGMFINSCYSHCQTGIQETWLRNDSPLLSNTTIAKAVGDWYYERATFQKIDCPYPCDKTCHNRVFE; encoded by the exons ATGATGAGGGTATGCATAGTTTTAGTGGGCTTATTATGCCTATTGAGCATTGAAGCTTATGAAGTTGGACTCACTTTTCTGGACACTGCTGTTGCTCAAGGAGCTG TTTGTTTGGATGGAAGTGCCCCTGCATATCATATGGACAAGGGATTCGATGCAGGAATCGACAACTGGTTGGTTTTCTTCGAG GGAGGAGGTTGGTGCAATAATGTCACGAATTGCCTTGCACGAAGAGATACGCGTTTAGGTTCCTCCAAGCAAATGTTGACAACAGAGACCTTCTCAGGGATGTTTCACAACAAGCCTAAATATAACCCTG ATTTTTATAATTGGAATAGAATCAAGGTTCGGTATTGTGATGGAGCCTCTTTTACCGGTGATGTGGAAGAAGTTGATCCT AAAACCAATCTTCACTTCAGAGGAGCAAGGATTTTCCGTGCTGTTATTGAAGATTTATTAGCAAAAGGAATGAAGAACGCGACAAAT GCCATGCTTGCTGGTTGTTCAGCTGGTGGACTGACTTCCATACTGCACTGCGATAACTTCAGATCACTTTTGCCGGCAAACACTACAGTGAAATGCCTTTCGGATGCCGGTTTCTTCATTAACGC AAAGACGATTATCGGAACAAGTCACATTGAAGGCTTTTATGCAGATGTTGTTAAGACACAT GGATCAGCTAAAGTTTTGTCTCCAGCTTGCACTTCGAAAATGAGTCCTGGTCT TGTTTTTTTCCCACAAAACATGGTGCAATACATTGAAACTCCAATTTTTTTGATAAACGCCGCTTATGATTCATGGCAG GTAAAAAATATATTGGCTCCAGGTGTTGCTGATCGGAAAGGAACCTGGCGCGATTGCAAACTTGATATAACAAAGTGTTCATCTGCTCAACTCAATATCCTGCAAG GCTATAGGCAGGAGTTCTTGAAGGCGTTGACTGGATTCGATAATTCTCCATCGAGAGGAATGTTCATCAACTCTTGTTATTCCCACTGCCAAACTGGAATTCAAGAAACATGGTTGAGAAATGATTCTCCACTGTTGAGCAACACG ACAATTGCAAAAGCGGTTGGAGACTGGTATTACGAGCGGGCTACATTTCAAAAGATTGATTGCCCATACCCATGTGATAAAACATGCCACAACCGTGTTTTTGAGTAG